In Deltaproteobacteria bacterium, the genomic stretch CTAGGGTTAAACGAGTTTTTTTGACGGAGAGGGAGGAGCTTAAAAGATTGCATTAGTTTTGCGGGTTGTCATAAAGACAGTGTTCCCTTATGTAAGACTCAACAGAGGGATATGAGCTGTGTTTGCTGAGGCGCACTTGGGTCGAGTCTACGGGTATGCCTGTTTCTATGCAGATTATGTCAAGCGATAGCGCATCGATGTTTCGCCACTTTTTTACATCCTCAGCATCCTTTTGACCGACAGCCCAATGAATTTTTCCAGGTAAATGCTTTCGCAGTTTCTTCACTAAATCCTCAACATAAACGTAATCTCTCGTGCATACCCAAATGCCTCGTCGACTATTGTCGTGAAAGACTGGCAATTTCTCTGCGGCTAAAACTAGCTCTATCATCTTAACCCTGTGAGACATAGGAGCCGGCACTAAGGATTTCCAGGGGTTTTTAGAAGTAATCGCAAGGATTACGAGGTCGTAGTTTTCTAGGAGTTTTCTAATAACCGCCACATGACCTTGGTGGATGGGGTCGAAAGTGCCACCAAAAACTGCGTAATCGCCTTTATGTTTTGGAAACTGTTCCTTAATCATAAACTAAAAGTTGCCCTTGCCAAGAAGCTGCCCTACTGGCAAGAGTAGGAATGATAAACGCGCGTCTTTGTGGGAGAATGATATGAGTATGCATAGAGTGGCTATTATAGGAGGCATTAGAACGCCATTTGTCAAGGCTGGTGGGGCATTTAAGGATTATTCGTTTCAAAATCTAGGAGCCCATGTCTTAAAGTCAGTAGTCAAGAGGTTTGATCTTAAGCAAGACACAATAGATGAGTTTATCTTTAGCTCGGTTCTCTTGGATCCAACAACTCCCAACTGGGCACGCGAGATTTTGTTTGAGGCGGGACTTAAAAAAAATATTTATGCCCATTCAGTCTCAAATAACTGTATCTCCGGTTTAGTAGCGATAACTTCCGCTGCCGAACGAATTCGCTTAGGGCTCAGTACTTGCGCCATCGCCGGAGGAAGCGAGTCTATGACGAACCCCAGCCTGACATTTGGCAAGCAGGCGTCTAAGATTTTTTTGGAACTATTTCGCACGCGTGCCCCAATCGAGCGCGCAAAATTAGTTTGTAAACTGCGTCCTCGACACCTAATGCCTCGTCCTCCAGCAGTGACCGAACCATCAACAGGTTTAACGATGGGCCAGCACATGGAGATAACCGCTAAGGAGATGGGTATCCCTAGGAA encodes the following:
- a CDS encoding adenylyltransferase/cytidyltransferase family protein gives rise to the protein MIKEQFPKHKGDYAVFGGTFDPIHQGHVAVIRKLLENYDLVILAITSKNPWKSLVPAPMSHRVKMIELVLAAEKLPVFHDNSRRGIWVCTRDYVYVEDLVKKLRKHLPGKIHWAVGQKDAEDVKKWRNIDALSLDIICIETGIPVDSTQVRLSKHSSYPSVESYIREHCLYDNPQN